A portion of the Natronococcus sp. AD-5 genome contains these proteins:
- a CDS encoding Hsp20/alpha crystallin family protein, producing the protein MSDALENLVEEGTNGTGSPTRSPRSRPTAGKRVNRNRRADSTKRKRTKRVREPSSDECFIDTRLTDDEFVVIADIPGARKGDISAGINPRAGELVIQKRGTVVGRADLPRSEPESMEAWFNNGVLEVHTRLEDAESLEELPS; encoded by the coding sequence TTGTCCGACGCGCTGGAGAACCTGGTCGAAGAGGGGACGAACGGAACGGGGTCGCCGACGAGGAGCCCCCGATCTCGTCCGACCGCCGGGAAGAGGGTGAATCGGAATCGCCGCGCAGACAGCACGAAGCGCAAACGGACGAAGCGGGTACGCGAGCCGTCGTCCGACGAGTGTTTCATCGACACCCGCCTCACCGACGACGAGTTCGTCGTCATCGCCGATATTCCCGGAGCGAGGAAAGGCGATATCTCGGCCGGAATCAACCCGAGAGCTGGCGAACTCGTTATTCAGAAGCGCGGAACCGTCGTCGGACGCGCTGACCTCCCGCGAAGCGAGCCCGAATCGATGGAGGCCTGGTTCAACAACGGCGTCCTCGAAGTCCACACGCGATTGGAAGACGCCGAATCGCTCGAGGAGTTGCCCTCTTAG
- the rnz gene encoding ribonuclease Z, whose protein sequence is MPLRVTFLGTSGAIPTTERNPSGLFVAREGEELLFDVGEGTQRQMMRFGTGFSVSHVFVTHLHGDHVLGIPGLLQTMDFNDREEPLAIHAPHGTRRQLKSLVNALGNTPSFPVRINEVGGGDVAYRADEYEVRAFATDHDTRSVGYALVEDDRKGRFDRERAEELGVPVGPEFSKLHEGEPVELEDDTVVRPEQVVGDPRPGRSLVYTGDTRPTTATIEAVDEPDLLIHDATFADDRAERAADTAHSTARQAAEIANRAGATQLALMHLSSRYAGDASNLLEEAREVFDGEVFVPDDGEELEIPYPDV, encoded by the coding sequence ATGCCACTGCGCGTGACGTTTCTGGGAACCAGCGGGGCGATTCCGACGACCGAGCGCAATCCGAGCGGACTCTTCGTCGCACGCGAGGGCGAGGAGTTGCTGTTCGACGTCGGCGAGGGAACCCAGCGCCAGATGATGCGGTTCGGGACCGGCTTCTCGGTCTCGCACGTCTTCGTCACGCACCTGCACGGCGATCACGTCCTCGGAATTCCCGGCCTCTTGCAGACGATGGACTTCAACGACCGCGAAGAGCCCCTGGCGATTCACGCGCCCCACGGCACGCGCCGCCAGCTGAAGTCGCTGGTGAACGCCCTCGGCAACACCCCCTCGTTTCCGGTGCGGATCAACGAGGTCGGCGGCGGCGACGTCGCCTACCGCGCCGACGAGTACGAGGTTCGCGCGTTCGCGACCGACCACGACACTCGGTCGGTCGGCTACGCGCTCGTCGAGGACGACCGGAAGGGACGGTTCGACCGCGAGCGCGCCGAGGAGCTGGGCGTCCCCGTCGGTCCCGAGTTCTCGAAACTCCACGAGGGGGAACCGGTCGAACTCGAGGACGACACCGTCGTCCGTCCGGAGCAGGTCGTCGGCGACCCCCGCCCCGGCCGCTCGCTCGTCTACACCGGCGACACGCGGCCGACGACCGCGACGATCGAGGCCGTCGACGAGCCGGACCTGTTGATCCACGACGCGACGTTCGCCGACGACCGCGCGGAGCGGGCCGCCGACACCGCCCACTCGACGGCCCGTCAGGCGGCCGAGATCGCGAACCGCGCCGGCGCGACGCAACTGGCGCTGATGCACCTCTCCTCCCGCTACGCCGGCGACGCGTCGAACCTCCTCGAGGAGGCCCGCGAGGTGTTCGACGGCGAGGTGTTCGTCCCCGACGACGGAGAAGAACTCGAGATTCCGTATCCGGACGTCTGA